TTGCCAGCAACTTTGTTACGGTTACAAAAGACGACGAAACCGAGTGGGAAGATGTGCTCTTTGAACTTAAACAGTTCGTCCGGGCTTATTTCAACGACCAGAAGCCGGTATTTGCCCAGCAGACGATTGACGCCAACACCACGAAAGTAGAAGCCGATTCGCCGACGGTGCAGAAAATCAAGGCCGTCCTGGACCAATACATTCGGCCCGCCGTGGAATCCGATGGGGGGGCTATCAGCTTTCATTCTTTCAATGAAGACAGCGGTACGGTCAAAGTTTTGCTGCAGGGATCGTGCAGCGGTTGTCCTTCTTCCACGCTGACGCTGAAAGCCGGTATTGAAAATCTACTGACCCGATTAGTACCCGACGTAAAACAAGTCGAAGCAGAAGGCGTTTAAAGAAATGACGAGCGATGGCTTAGAAGTGATAACTTTGTTCGTTGACAATTATCATTTGTAA
This Larkinella insperata DNA region includes the following protein-coding sequences:
- a CDS encoding NifU family protein, coding for MTTSLYPPVSLYTESSPNPNSMKFVVNFPLAPEGLSFDYADASEAIVNSKSSPLVVALFGFDFVKRVFIASNFVTVTKDDETEWEDVLFELKQFVRAYFNDQKPVFAQQTIDANTTKVEADSPTVQKIKAVLDQYIRPAVESDGGAISFHSFNEDSGTVKVLLQGSCSGCPSSTLTLKAGIENLLTRLVPDVKQVEAEGV